In Deinococcus sp. Leaf326, the sequence CGGGTCAGGCTGGCGCGGCGCAGCCTGACCCGAGCTGAGCAACTTCTGGCCTCAGACACGGCAACCGCGCCAGATAGGCCACAGGCTGCGCCTCCTTAAGCTGCCCACACTGTACCCACACCTGCGTTGGTCTGAGGATTACCACTCACTTGACCCTCCCCATAGGGGAGCTGTTTGCAAAGGAATCACGGCGATCCTCCCCCGTCAGTCCTCCGGCTGGGCCTGCCAGGGATCGAGCAGGGTCACGCCAGTCCCCTGAAAGTCACTGACGTTCCGCGTCACCAGCGTCAACCCATGGATCAGCGCAGTCGCGGCCAGCAAGCCGTCCCGTTCAGGTTGCGTCTCAGGCACGTTCAGCGCAGCACATTGGCGCGCGATAGCCACCGTCACCGGCAACAGGCGACCGGCAAAGGCAGGGAGCACCTGACCTTCGACCCATCCCCGCAACGCGTGGCCCCGCTCTGCATCCCGGCGCTCCTGAAGCAGGAGGCCGAGTTCCAATTCCTGAACCGTGATGACCGAGAGATACAGTTCGGTCGTCAGAACCCGCTGTGCCCACTGGGCGACGTGTTTATCGGCCCGTCCAGCCTTCACCTTGCGTAACTCGGAAACGGTGTCCGTATCGAGGAGGTACATTCAGTCGAACTCCGCGGCCTGCGCCAGACCCTGAGCCCTGGGAAATTCCACGTCCAGGTCGCCTCCGAAATGGAGAAGATCGACGATGGACATCTGGCCGCCCAACAGCGCCTCATACGCCTCGATACTCAGCAGCACATGGCGCGGCCGGCCCCGCTCCGTAATGAAGACCGGCTCCTCGAGGGCTGCCTGACGGGCCCTGCTGACCTGCTGATTGAACTCCCGTGCACTGATCGTCGTCATCGTCGGCTCCTTTGTAGTGACAAGACTACAAAAGAAATCCATGCAAGAGCCTGGACTCTCCGCAAGTACGGCCACCAGCAGCGCTGAGGGTCGAGGCGGTTCATCAGGACGCTGCATTTTGCTGGCCCTGTGTCCTCTGGAAAAACAAGGCGGGACCTGGCCGGGCTGGCACTGAGGTCCTCACCTCACCCCTCCGAACCACTGCCGTTTGGCCATCAGTCTTACGTCCACGAAGTTGCCCCCGAGCACAGCCTCGACCTGCAGCTAGCTATCCATGACTGGAGCCAGTTCTCACGACTCGGCACGGAGGCGCCGGTAGAGCTTGAG encodes:
- a CDS encoding type II toxin-antitoxin system VapC family toxin, which gives rise to MYLLDTDTVSELRKVKAGRADKHVAQWAQRVLTTELYLSVITVQELELGLLLQERRDAERGHALRGWVEGQVLPAFAGRLLPVTVAIARQCAALNVPETQPERDGLLAATALIHGLTLVTRNVSDFQGTGVTLLDPWQAQPED
- a CDS encoding type II toxin-antitoxin system Phd/YefM family antitoxin — encoded protein: MTTISAREFNQQVSRARQAALEEPVFITERGRPRHVLLSIEAYEALLGGQMSIVDLLHFGGDLDVEFPRAQGLAQAAEFD